The following are from one region of the Paenibacillus sabinae T27 genome:
- a CDS encoding ABC transporter substrate-binding protein, translating into MRTVKSGLILSALAAMLVFSGCSDKGQASQAQSGSGNGASISGKLSFYTSQPEEDATKLAAAFNQKYPGVDVAIFRSGTEEVTAKLQAEKQAGQIQADVLLLADSVTFESLKKQDLLQAYKSPELGEIPAELADPDGMYTGTKVMATVLATNTQKVKTAPTSWKVLTEAAAKDTGIMPSPLYSGAAAYNIGVLSRTDGFGWEFLQAVKDNGMAVIKGNGAVMKAVASGEKSYGMVVDFMVAREKAKGSPVELTYPEEGVPIITEPIGIMKDAKNTAAAQAFVDFVLSEDGQKLAAEIGYSPIRKGISAPQGLKSISEMKILSGDLAKLTDERESDKQKFIDMFGQ; encoded by the coding sequence TTGAGAACGGTAAAAAGTGGTTTGATCTTATCCGCTCTGGCGGCCATGCTCGTATTCAGCGGATGCTCCGATAAAGGACAGGCTTCGCAGGCGCAAAGCGGCAGCGGGAACGGGGCCAGCATTTCCGGTAAACTTTCCTTCTATACTTCACAGCCTGAGGAAGATGCAACCAAGCTCGCGGCAGCCTTCAATCAAAAATATCCGGGTGTCGACGTCGCGATCTTTCGTTCGGGAACCGAGGAAGTAACGGCCAAGCTTCAAGCGGAGAAGCAGGCCGGCCAGATTCAGGCGGATGTGCTGCTGCTCGCCGATTCAGTAACCTTTGAGAGCTTGAAAAAACAGGATCTCCTGCAGGCCTACAAATCCCCGGAGCTTGGGGAAATTCCTGCCGAACTGGCCGACCCGGACGGGATGTACACTGGAACGAAGGTCATGGCGACCGTGCTTGCGACCAACACCCAGAAGGTAAAGACCGCTCCGACGTCTTGGAAAGTACTGACGGAGGCGGCTGCCAAGGATACCGGCATTATGCCCAGTCCGCTGTATTCGGGAGCGGCGGCCTACAACATCGGCGTATTGAGCCGTACGGACGGCTTCGGATGGGAATTCCTGCAGGCTGTGAAGGATAACGGGATGGCGGTTATCAAGGGGAACGGAGCCGTGATGAAGGCGGTGGCCAGCGGGGAAAAATCCTACGGCATGGTCGTCGACTTCATGGTTGCCCGCGAAAAAGCGAAAGGCTCACCTGTGGAACTGACCTATCCTGAGGAGGGCGTGCCGATTATTACCGAGCCGATTGGCATCATGAAGGATGCGAAAAATACGGCGGCAGCACAGGCGTTTGTCGATTTCGTCCTCTCCGAGGACGGACAGAAGCTTGCCGCAGAGATTGGCTATTCGCCGATCCGCAAGGGGATTTCGGCGCCTCAAGGGCTGAAAAGCATCTCGGAAATGAAGATACTTTCCGGAGATCTTGCCAAGCTGACCGATGAGCGCGAAAGTGATAAACAGAAATTTATTGACATGTTCGGCCAATAG
- a CDS encoding ABC transporter ATP-binding protein, whose product MSIEMHAVCKSFGRFDALRSIDLMIGGGEFVAILGPSGCGKTTLLRMLAGFEQPTSGRILIDGRVVAGSGVLVPPEKRRIGMVFQSFALWPHMNVAEHIRFPIRAHKETPAHIKRKERERIEQVLDLVGLAPFASRMPHELSGGQKQRVSIARAIASEPSLLLMDEPLSSLDAMLRMDLRREIQKVHRETSSSVVYVTHDQGEALAMADRIVVMKDGKIEQVGTPSEVYLHPQTIFVAQFVSKANLVKGRWINNRFIPENSIDTSWPCESTSSSFKLNRIYPVRPDQFQISSEGQAGISGEIVNVQFQGREYHYHIRSGSDHLEAVSSRPFRLHDKVTLSLKPHAL is encoded by the coding sequence ATGAGTATTGAAATGCATGCCGTCTGCAAATCGTTTGGCCGCTTCGACGCGCTCCGTTCCATCGATCTGATGATTGGCGGCGGCGAGTTCGTGGCGATTCTCGGACCCTCCGGCTGCGGAAAAACAACCCTTCTGCGCATGCTGGCCGGATTTGAGCAGCCCACGTCCGGGCGAATCCTCATCGACGGCCGGGTTGTCGCCGGCAGCGGCGTTCTGGTGCCCCCGGAGAAAAGAAGAATCGGCATGGTGTTCCAATCCTTCGCCTTATGGCCTCATATGAACGTAGCGGAGCATATCCGCTTTCCGATTCGCGCGCATAAAGAAACGCCCGCGCATATCAAGCGGAAGGAGCGGGAGCGCATAGAGCAGGTGCTTGACCTTGTCGGTCTGGCCCCGTTCGCTTCCCGCATGCCGCATGAGCTGTCGGGCGGACAGAAGCAGCGGGTATCCATCGCACGCGCCATCGCTTCGGAGCCTTCACTTCTGCTCATGGACGAACCGCTCAGCAGCCTGGATGCCATGCTCCGCATGGACTTGCGCCGCGAAATCCAGAAGGTTCACCGGGAGACCTCCTCATCGGTCGTGTATGTCACCCATGATCAGGGCGAGGCCTTGGCGATGGCGGACCGTATCGTTGTCATGAAGGACGGCAAGATCGAGCAGGTTGGCACCCCGTCTGAGGTGTATTTGCATCCGCAGACTATTTTTGTCGCCCAATTCGTATCGAAAGCCAATCTCGTCAAAGGCCGCTGGATCAACAACCGGTTTATTCCGGAGAACAGCATCGATACCTCCTGGCCTTGTGAGAGTACGAGCAGCAGCTTTAAGCTGAACCGGATTTATCCGGTACGGCCCGATCAATTTCAGATATCATCGGAAGGTCAAGCCGGAATAAGCGGAGAAATCGTCAACGTCCAGTTCCAGGGCCGTGAGTACCACTATCATATCCGCAGCGGCTCCGATCATCTGGAGGCCGTCTCCTCCCGGCCGTTCCGGCTGCACGATAAGGTGACGTTAAGCCTCAAACCGCACGCCCTGTAA
- a CDS encoding ABC transporter permease: MSEIHPHSVSVQYKGKDHSILPQFVRRFRGGWAARLLGVPAVLLLFVFPVAKLVWLSFQSDAGITLAHYRELIHQERFWITLQSTVTVVLGSTALSLLLGTVFAWFVAYTDIGRKRMLHPAILLCFILPSYVLTLSWSSFIGPQGWVSQLLQWINPGLTPWSMYSMGGIIFVMGIHHFPLVYMLTLDVFRKIPRDLEWAARAGGLGKFKTFCRITLPLALPGLTAGGLLVFLASLDNFGIPAFLGTPVNISVLSTLIYEEIVGFGPSAFARGASLSVLLGTAAVLGSLLQWMLLRKSHAPDAVQPDSVPRYSLGKFRKPVSAALWAFLLLITAVPVSSMISLSLKRAYGLGLTASNLTFDNYRYILFENPRVWTSIQNSLILSLVTMLVCLAAGSLFAYLRVRKPSPWTKAAEIAASVPYTLPGIVFALSMILVWMEPIPGWNPGIYGTMSILFIAYICRFLILQIRTGVTAFMQIDASIEEAARVSGAGIRRRWTAVLLPLVLPGLLTGGILVFLMSLTELTVSALLYASGSQTIGVTIFSFEQAGDTLYSTALSSLIVALIGAGGAVLLLIRKWNSRQGEGGHSHEY, translated from the coding sequence ATGAGCGAAATACACCCACATTCCGTATCCGTACAGTACAAAGGGAAGGATCATTCGATCCTTCCCCAGTTTGTTCGCAGGTTCCGGGGCGGCTGGGCAGCCAGACTTCTGGGGGTACCTGCCGTTCTGCTGCTTTTTGTATTCCCTGTCGCCAAATTAGTATGGCTAAGCTTTCAGAGCGATGCGGGCATTACGCTTGCGCATTACCGCGAACTGATCCACCAGGAGCGGTTTTGGATCACGCTGCAGAGTACCGTTACCGTCGTTCTCGGCTCCACCGCGCTTTCTCTGCTGCTCGGAACCGTGTTCGCGTGGTTCGTCGCCTATACCGATATCGGTCGAAAAAGGATGCTGCATCCGGCCATTCTACTTTGTTTTATTTTGCCTTCATATGTACTAACCCTCTCGTGGTCCTCTTTCATAGGGCCGCAGGGCTGGGTTTCCCAGCTTCTGCAGTGGATTAACCCCGGACTTACTCCTTGGAGCATGTACAGTATGGGCGGGATTATTTTCGTGATGGGAATTCATCATTTCCCGCTGGTCTATATGTTAACGCTGGACGTGTTCCGAAAAATCCCGCGTGATCTCGAATGGGCCGCCCGAGCGGGAGGCTTGGGTAAATTCAAAACATTCTGCCGGATTACGCTGCCTTTGGCGCTTCCGGGTTTAACCGCCGGGGGGCTTCTGGTGTTTCTGGCATCGCTGGACAATTTCGGCATTCCGGCCTTTCTGGGAACTCCGGTGAATATCTCCGTCCTCAGTACGCTGATTTATGAAGAAATCGTCGGGTTTGGACCATCGGCCTTCGCCAGAGGCGCTTCCCTGTCCGTTCTGCTCGGGACTGCCGCCGTGCTGGGAAGCTTGCTTCAATGGATGCTGCTCCGCAAAAGCCATGCGCCGGATGCGGTTCAGCCGGACTCCGTTCCGCGCTATTCCTTGGGAAAGTTCAGGAAGCCGGTGTCAGCCGCGTTATGGGCGTTTTTGCTGCTGATTACGGCAGTTCCTGTGTCCTCCATGATATCCCTGTCGTTAAAGAGAGCCTACGGCCTCGGCCTGACGGCTTCGAATCTGACTTTCGATAACTACCGTTACATTCTGTTTGAGAATCCGCGGGTGTGGACATCCATCCAAAATAGTCTCATACTCTCGCTTGTTACCATGCTGGTCTGTCTCGCGGCCGGTTCCCTGTTCGCCTATCTTCGCGTCCGCAAGCCGTCTCCCTGGACAAAAGCCGCCGAAATTGCCGCATCCGTTCCCTACACGCTGCCGGGCATCGTGTTCGCCCTGTCAATGATTCTCGTCTGGATGGAGCCCATCCCCGGTTGGAATCCCGGCATCTACGGAACGATGTCGATCTTGTTCATCGCTTATATCTGCAGATTCCTCATTCTTCAAATTCGTACGGGCGTGACCGCGTTTATGCAGATTGATGCTTCCATAGAGGAGGCGGCGCGGGTATCCGGTGCAGGCATCCGGCGAAGATGGACAGCGGTTCTGCTGCCGCTCGTCCTGCCGGGACTACTGACCGGAGGAATTCTGGTCTTTCTCATGTCGCTAACGGAGCTGACGGTATCGGCGCTGCTGTACGCGTCCGGTTCCCAAACGATCGGCGTCACGATTTTCAGCTTCGAGCAGGCAGGGGATACCCTCTATTCTACCGCGCTGTCCAGTCTGATCGTCGCCCTCATCGGGGCGGGAGGAGCGGTGCTGCTGCTCATCCGCAAATGGAATTCACGCCAAGGAGAAGGAGGTCACAGTCATGAGTATTGA
- a CDS encoding MFS transporter, with protein sequence MRTLNRNYWIFGVFFMLYFFIWAACTMFLSLWLTQEGGLNSTKTGIIFSVISIAAMCFQPFFGVISDKLGLKKSLLWLFIGLLVFIGPFFVYLFPALLKTNIILAAVIGGAYLGAIFNGGVGAIEAYIERISHLNGFEYGRVRVFGNIGAAASTFVTGHLFNTNPDLVFWIGTGMALLLAVVFSFAKTGTADTQAVHTEKAEALPKGSTIALFKNRKFWMLMLYVLGVGCIYDVYDQQFAVYFTHFFSTPEKGTQVFGNLVTFQIFLEAIVMVLAPFIINKIGAKNALLYAGFIMSLRMVGSSLADGAVAISLVKLMHAIEVPILLVAIFKYISANFDMRLSATIYLIGFQFSKQVGAIFLSTIAGNMYDTVGFKSAYLLLGSIALIFTLISIFTLSGSKLLLVKNVSAQKAS encoded by the coding sequence TTGAGAACGCTTAACAGAAATTATTGGATTTTTGGAGTTTTCTTTATGCTTTACTTCTTCATTTGGGCTGCTTGCACCATGTTCTTGTCTTTATGGCTGACCCAGGAGGGCGGACTTAATTCCACCAAGACGGGAATTATCTTTTCCGTCATATCGATCGCGGCGATGTGCTTTCAGCCTTTTTTCGGAGTTATATCGGACAAACTGGGACTCAAGAAGAGCTTGCTCTGGCTGTTTATTGGACTGCTGGTGTTCATCGGACCGTTCTTTGTTTACTTGTTTCCGGCTTTGCTGAAGACGAATATCATTCTGGCGGCTGTAATTGGCGGCGCTTACCTGGGAGCTATTTTCAATGGTGGCGTCGGCGCAATCGAAGCTTATATCGAAAGAATCAGTCATCTGAACGGATTTGAATACGGCCGGGTCCGGGTATTCGGGAACATTGGCGCCGCGGCAAGCACCTTTGTAACAGGGCATTTGTTCAATACCAACCCGGATCTCGTCTTCTGGATCGGCACTGGCATGGCGCTGCTGCTGGCTGTTGTGTTCTCCTTCGCCAAGACGGGGACAGCCGACACCCAAGCCGTTCATACGGAGAAAGCGGAGGCTCTTCCTAAAGGCTCAACGATAGCCCTTTTTAAGAATCGAAAGTTCTGGATGCTCATGCTGTATGTTCTTGGAGTTGGGTGCATTTACGATGTTTACGATCAGCAGTTTGCCGTTTACTTTACCCATTTCTTCTCCACGCCGGAGAAGGGAACGCAGGTCTTTGGCAATCTCGTCACCTTCCAAATCTTCTTGGAAGCGATTGTAATGGTACTGGCACCGTTTATTATCAACAAAATCGGAGCGAAGAACGCGCTGCTCTACGCCGGCTTCATTATGTCCTTACGGATGGTGGGATCAAGTCTGGCGGACGGAGCGGTCGCTATCAGCCTGGTGAAATTAATGCATGCCATTGAAGTTCCGATTCTGCTGGTGGCCATCTTCAAGTACATCTCGGCGAACTTCGATATGAGATTGTCCGCGACGATCTATCTGATCGGCTTCCAGTTTTCAAAGCAGGTCGGAGCGATCTTCCTGTCGACCATCGCGGGCAATATGTACGATACGGTTGGATTTAAAAGCGCATACTTGCTGCTTGGTTCCATTGCGCTGATCTTCACCCTGATTTCAATCTTTACCTTGTCCGGCAGCAAGCTGCTTCTTGTGAAGAATGTAAGCGCTCAAAAGGCGAGTTGA
- a CDS encoding S-layer homology domain-containing protein produces MKRRMLKKLALHASIAGLLSGLLAPYGAGMASANAIVDGIDSTNIPKLLITELVPDSSNVSGKSVDAYEFIEVYNNSSQSVSLKDFSLHYHYVNSGGDSDTVWPLASSADNPIIGPQQSVVLWIMNNDNTTLTAADFNGNYLTSLTEGVNLFRVSGGGGMSNSAPRDLIFKDGGGNVVVSASYQNDDQTQKDKGIFYAYPADGSTAMQMVTTGDYAAGLHAATPGTVESQFIPGQASDETGTTLAIQHVPVTDATDDSDLQLAADVTANVYGDSGNVTAAVYYKLDSEAAFTRLPMSINAGRSADDNVAFESAIPKERLTEDKLQYYIEANDGWATKDTDVYTVQVNLPDFDPSKVPPLLVTELAPNTTNVNGADGYEFIEIYNNTDKIINLKDYKIYYRYTDSGPDADLVWPTDREDMMIGPGKTLVFWVINNGNGSKAVADFNANFHTNLVENQDIFKIYSDGMANGSKRGVAIGTNTHADISAAYYDGALTNETAENKGIQYKYPANGSNTMIKLSSGVENASPGSVSPAQVPEVPVSAADDAEPPTIADMTGKSSIDQSQNLAIVGDAQDDQSVKSVKLYYKTDQQSEYFNRYLYVDYNDTMYHFTLYSPDLIGKSSVQYYYVVSDGTHEVTSDIYTVQITGGPDRSELRLNIKDGDLIRGTRTVKGTAEQAGPDTLQLNIDGKPLTSGTYHAVEQDAFFAFDANSVNYYFKNGVTIGDEILYTFMDPINTYMTLSVPIAATRLKAGDNVISVRAGTKSSPFDDRPEENKDDFTVKNIRLVFADGTFVYDPVYANPAKEIKMGDSAGRFPAVDFHFNLPDGQLKSKAYDLDTTKLADGPHQVTVQSAVYGHKTVHFTVDNTAPAIVPSVEDGKTYRGELALNAEITDALAGVESTEAVLDGEKIELPYATSSSKLKPGNHTLTIKAADKIGNAADKTITFNVPNENPLKPELVSPVSEQSGATGDLTVKVQDPTNDSLKVSFYKGYLFDGAHRKGFAAYKNASDVEPPGQLKPEGEQAFTQEEYSLIGTADGQYLNNDSDEKFPYHRFEVKLDPSVKQADSVEIDWQGKSLEGRQVSMYAWSPSLDAWKKLDGRVAGKEDFALTAEVQAGDYAVDGTIHVIVQDQIPVNQDPYDFSFVWMSDTQYYSESYPEIYEGNVKWIVDHKDDMNIKYVIHTGDVVDEADKEYQWQEADKDMKALEDAQIPYGVLAGNHDVSHQSSDYTKFYQYFGEQRFKSQPTFGGSYLNNRGHYDLISAGGNDFVVVYMGWDIRDEDIQWVNDVVKMYPDRKAILNFHEYLLVSGNRAPIADKIYERVVVPNPNVIAVLSGHYHDAEELIDPIDDNGDGVPDRQVYQMLADYQGAEKGGLGYIRLLQFDLKNNKIHVKTYSPYLDDYNYYDPASYPGKDEFDLDIDLQPMKKRVATDYFGVKVYTGEKLGEQSDIASGSNASIHWDGLKTGGYYQWYAVAQDAYSGSARSDIWGFTAGGVAEVPTPTPTPTPTPSETPTPTPTPTPSVSPEPTPSEAPTPSEAPTPTATPTPTPTPTPTLTAKPAAPSPAASAEVPFKDVGVKYDWAKEAIGVLTEKGIIQGSSDISFEPAKPVTRADFMVLLVRMLDLKADFNSNFSDVRATDYYYEALGIVKQLGIANGAGEGKFNPKETLSRQDMMVLLMRALEATGSLKLSGTAADLNGFRDQSKIASYAKEAVAAMVNAGIVQGSGSGLNPTGTATRAETAQILYRVYNKVN; encoded by the coding sequence TTGAAAAGAAGAATGCTTAAAAAGCTGGCGTTACATGCTTCAATTGCCGGCTTGCTGTCCGGCTTGCTGGCGCCATACGGTGCGGGCATGGCGAGTGCCAACGCGATTGTTGACGGAATCGATTCCACGAACATTCCCAAGCTGTTGATCACGGAACTAGTGCCGGACAGTTCGAATGTATCTGGGAAATCCGTAGACGCCTATGAATTCATTGAGGTCTATAACAATTCAAGCCAATCGGTTTCGTTAAAAGATTTCAGTCTGCATTACCACTATGTTAACTCCGGCGGAGATTCGGATACGGTCTGGCCGTTGGCTTCTTCGGCGGATAATCCGATAATCGGACCCCAACAATCGGTTGTGCTATGGATTATGAATAACGACAATACGACATTGACGGCCGCCGATTTCAACGGCAATTACCTCACCTCGCTAACCGAAGGCGTGAACCTGTTCCGTGTTTCGGGCGGAGGAGGCATGAGCAACAGCGCTCCGCGGGATTTGATCTTTAAAGACGGCGGCGGAAATGTTGTCGTATCGGCTTCCTACCAGAACGATGACCAGACCCAGAAAGACAAAGGCATCTTTTATGCCTATCCGGCGGACGGAAGCACGGCCATGCAGATGGTGACGACAGGCGATTATGCGGCCGGTCTGCACGCGGCAACGCCGGGAACGGTTGAAAGCCAATTTATACCTGGACAAGCATCCGACGAAACCGGCACAACGCTGGCCATTCAGCACGTCCCCGTTACGGATGCGACCGACGACAGCGATTTGCAGCTGGCGGCTGACGTTACGGCGAATGTTTACGGCGACTCGGGGAACGTAACCGCAGCCGTATACTACAAGCTGGACTCCGAAGCTGCGTTTACCCGGCTGCCGATGAGCATCAACGCAGGGAGATCGGCAGACGACAATGTTGCTTTTGAGTCTGCAATTCCGAAGGAACGGCTGACGGAGGACAAGCTGCAGTATTACATAGAGGCTAATGACGGATGGGCCACGAAGGATACGGATGTCTACACAGTCCAGGTGAACCTGCCCGATTTCGATCCGTCCAAGGTTCCGCCGCTGCTGGTAACCGAGCTTGCTCCCAATACAACCAATGTCAATGGAGCGGATGGATACGAATTTATTGAAATTTACAACAATACGGACAAGATCATTAATCTGAAGGATTATAAAATCTATTACCGGTACACGGACTCCGGACCGGATGCGGATCTAGTCTGGCCGACCGACCGGGAGGACATGATGATTGGCCCCGGCAAGACGCTTGTCTTCTGGGTCATTAATAACGGCAATGGCAGCAAGGCGGTTGCCGACTTCAACGCGAATTTCCATACCAATCTGGTGGAAAATCAGGATATCTTCAAAATCTATTCCGACGGTATGGCCAATGGCTCCAAGCGCGGCGTAGCGATTGGCACCAACACGCATGCGGACATTTCCGCCGCGTACTACGACGGAGCTTTGACCAATGAAACGGCCGAAAATAAGGGCATTCAATATAAGTACCCGGCCAACGGCAGCAACACGATGATTAAGCTGAGTTCCGGTGTTGAGAACGCGTCGCCGGGTAGCGTCAGTCCGGCTCAGGTGCCTGAAGTGCCCGTATCGGCAGCGGATGACGCCGAGCCGCCAACGATTGCGGATATGACGGGCAAGAGCAGCATCGACCAATCGCAGAACCTGGCGATCGTGGGCGACGCACAGGACGATCAAAGCGTCAAATCGGTGAAGCTGTATTATAAGACCGATCAGCAGAGCGAGTATTTCAACCGCTATTTGTACGTGGATTACAATGACACAATGTATCATTTTACTCTCTATTCACCGGATCTGATCGGCAAATCCTCCGTGCAATACTACTACGTAGTATCGGACGGAACGCATGAGGTCACTTCGGATATTTACACCGTCCAGATTACCGGCGGCCCGGATCGCAGCGAGCTTCGCCTCAATATCAAGGACGGCGATTTGATTCGCGGAACAAGGACGGTCAAAGGAACGGCGGAGCAGGCCGGGCCGGATACCCTGCAGCTTAACATCGACGGCAAACCGCTGACCAGCGGAACGTATCACGCAGTTGAGCAGGACGCGTTCTTCGCCTTTGACGCCAATTCGGTCAACTATTATTTCAAGAACGGCGTAACGATCGGCGATGAAATTTTATATACGTTTATGGACCCGATCAACACCTATATGACACTCTCCGTGCCGATTGCCGCCACCCGTCTGAAGGCGGGCGACAACGTGATCTCGGTCCGCGCGGGAACGAAATCCTCGCCGTTCGACGATCGTCCGGAAGAGAATAAAGACGATTTTACGGTGAAAAATATCCGGCTTGTGTTTGCGGACGGCACCTTTGTTTATGATCCGGTCTACGCGAATCCGGCTAAAGAGATCAAAATGGGAGACAGCGCGGGCAGATTCCCGGCGGTTGATTTTCATTTCAATCTGCCGGACGGGCAGCTGAAATCCAAGGCGTATGACCTGGATACGACCAAGCTAGCGGATGGCCCGCACCAAGTCACCGTGCAGAGCGCGGTATATGGGCATAAGACGGTCCATTTTACGGTAGACAACACCGCTCCAGCCATTGTTCCGAGCGTCGAGGACGGCAAAACGTATCGCGGCGAGTTAGCGCTGAACGCAGAAATCACGGATGCCCTTGCGGGCGTCGAATCCACGGAAGCGGTTCTGGACGGTGAGAAGATCGAACTGCCCTATGCCACCTCTTCGTCTAAGCTGAAGCCGGGCAATCACACCTTGACCATCAAGGCGGCAGACAAAATCGGCAATGCTGCGGACAAGACCATCACCTTCAATGTGCCGAATGAAAATCCGCTGAAGCCGGAGCTTGTATCTCCCGTGAGTGAGCAGTCTGGCGCCACAGGCGACCTGACGGTGAAGGTGCAGGACCCGACGAACGATTCGCTGAAGGTGAGCTTCTATAAAGGCTATCTCTTCGATGGCGCGCATCGTAAGGGATTCGCCGCTTACAAGAACGCATCGGACGTGGAGCCTCCGGGACAGCTGAAGCCGGAAGGCGAGCAGGCCTTTACGCAGGAAGAGTACAGCCTGATCGGCACCGCCGACGGGCAATATCTGAACAATGATTCGGACGAGAAATTCCCGTATCACCGGTTTGAAGTCAAGCTTGATCCTTCGGTCAAACAGGCGGATTCGGTGGAGATCGATTGGCAGGGTAAATCGCTGGAGGGACGGCAGGTCAGCATGTACGCCTGGAGCCCGTCATTGGATGCGTGGAAGAAGCTGGACGGCCGGGTTGCGGGAAAAGAGGATTTTGCCTTGACCGCTGAGGTGCAGGCCGGGGACTATGCCGTTGACGGAACCATTCATGTCATTGTGCAGGACCAGATTCCGGTTAACCAGGACCCTTACGATTTCAGCTTCGTCTGGATGTCGGATACGCAGTATTATTCGGAAAGCTATCCGGAAATATATGAAGGCAACGTGAAGTGGATTGTGGATCATAAGGATGACATGAACATCAAATATGTCATTCATACCGGCGATGTCGTGGACGAGGCCGATAAGGAATACCAATGGCAGGAAGCCGACAAGGACATGAAGGCGTTGGAGGATGCCCAAATTCCTTATGGCGTGCTTGCGGGCAACCATGACGTGTCGCACCAGAGCTCCGACTATACCAAGTTCTATCAATATTTTGGCGAACAGCGCTTCAAGAGCCAGCCGACGTTTGGCGGTTCCTATCTTAATAACAGAGGGCATTACGATCTGATTTCCGCAGGCGGCAATGATTTTGTCGTTGTCTATATGGGCTGGGATATTCGCGACGAAGACATCCAGTGGGTGAACGATGTGGTAAAAATGTACCCGGACCGCAAGGCGATCCTCAATTTCCATGAGTATTTGCTTGTATCCGGGAACCGCGCTCCGATTGCGGACAAAATTTATGAACGCGTCGTTGTGCCTAACCCGAATGTCATTGCCGTGCTGAGTGGGCATTATCACGACGCCGAAGAACTGATCGACCCGATTGACGATAACGGCGACGGAGTGCCGGACCGCCAGGTATACCAAATGCTGGCCGACTATCAAGGAGCTGAAAAAGGCGGCCTCGGCTACATTCGTCTCCTGCAGTTCGATCTCAAGAATAACAAGATACATGTGAAGACCTACTCGCCATATCTGGACGATTATAACTACTATGATCCAGCTTCGTATCCGGGCAAGGATGAATTTGATCTCGATATCGACCTTCAGCCGATGAAGAAACGGGTAGCCACCGACTATTTCGGAGTAAAGGTGTACACTGGGGAGAAGCTTGGCGAACAGAGTGATATCGCCAGCGGAAGCAATGCGAGCATTCATTGGGACGGCTTGAAGACGGGCGGCTACTATCAATGGTACGCCGTGGCCCAAGACGCGTACAGCGGCTCGGCCCGTTCCGACATTTGGGGCTTCACAGCGGGGGGAGTCGCGGAGGTACCGACACCGACGCCGACGCCGACACCGACGCCGAGTGAGACACCAACACCGACGCCGACACCAACGCCGAGCGTATCACCGGAACCGACGCCGAGCGAAGCACCGACACCGAGTGAAGCACCGACACCAACAGCAACGCCAACACCAACGCCTACGCCGACACCAACGCTAACAGCGAAGCCTGCTGCACCGTCACCAGCTGCTTCGGCTGAGGTTCCGTTCAAAGATGTGGGCGTGAAGTACGATTGGGCGAAGGAGGCCATCGGAGTTCTTACCGAAAAAGGAATCATCCAGGGTTCCTCGGACATCTCGTTTGAACCGGCGAAGCCTGTGACGAGAGCCGATTTCATGGTGCTGCTGGTTCGGATGCTCGATCTGAAAGCCGATTTCAATTCCAACTTCAGCGATGTCCGCGCCACCGATTATTACTATGAGGCTTTAGGCATTGTCAAGCAGCTAGGCATCGCAAATGGAGCGGGGGAAGGGAAGTTCAATCCGAAAGAGACTTTATCCAGACAGGATATGATGGTGCTGTTAATGCGTGCCTTGGAGGCAACGGGCAGCCTGAAACTTTCGGGTACAGCAGCCGATCTTAACGGGTTCCGGGATCAATCCAAGATCGCCTCATATGCGAAGGAGGCCGTAGCGGCCATGGTTAACGCCGGTATTGTACAAGGGAGCGGTTCGGGCTTGAACCCGACCGGTACGGCAACAAGAGCGGAAACCGCTCAGATCCTCTACCGGGTATACAATAAGGTGAATTAA
- a CDS encoding class I SAM-dependent methyltransferase produces MQSLTPQAYWNQVFNRIQGEGFENASSWLRRYEPYLNKMHGKLILEIGCGGGSDTRVLVEHGYQVTATDFSEAAFALVRDRLPEANLVLHDTRYPFPFADKSFDAVISSLSLHYFEKDAMTRIIGEIGRMLKPGGLFFVRLNSVNDAEATKQQPIERYYYSLESCRELFTDWNERSLHEVTEDYHGRPKVIIEGMFELVCYIR; encoded by the coding sequence TTGCAATCTTTAACTCCGCAAGCTTACTGGAATCAAGTGTTTAATCGGATACAAGGAGAAGGATTTGAGAATGCTTCATCCTGGCTGCGGAGGTACGAACCGTATCTTAATAAGATGCATGGTAAGCTAATTCTCGAAATCGGCTGCGGAGGCGGTAGCGATACGCGGGTTCTTGTGGAACATGGTTATCAAGTGACCGCCACCGACTTCTCGGAAGCGGCATTTGCCCTTGTCAGGGATAGGCTGCCGGAAGCGAACCTTGTCTTGCATGACACACGGTATCCGTTTCCTTTTGCGGACAAGTCCTTTGATGCGGTTATATCGAGTCTGTCCTTGCACTATTTTGAAAAGGATGCCATGACCCGGATCATCGGAGAAATCGGACGCATGCTGAAGCCTGGAGGTTTGTTTTTCGTTCGCCTGAATTCGGTAAACGATGCCGAAGCGACGAAGCAGCAACCGATTGAACGTTATTATTACAGTCTGGAATCCTGTAGAGAATTGTTTACGGATTGGAATGAAAGGAGTCTGCACGAAGTTACCGAAGATTACCATGGAAGACCGAAAGTAATAATTGAAGGAATGTTCGAGCTAGTTTGTTATATAAGATGA